Below is a window of Lujinxingia litoralis DNA.
CCCACCGAAGGCCCCACTGCCGGACCCAACGCCAATGACGCCGGCGCCGAATTCGACGCTCTCACCACTCACGAACTCCTAGCCAGGGCCTTAACCAAACTGCAGCTGGCGGACGTCCCCAACCTTCACTACCTATGCGAATGCTTCCCGGAAGACCTGCAGACCGAGTCGACTGAGGCCTGCCACCAGGACACCAACGCGCCCGCTGCCGACGAGCTCCATGAGTGCTTCCTCGACCAGCTCACCGATCATCCCGAAGGCGACCAGGCTCTCCACGACTACCTGATTCAAACCAACGTGCTCGTTGACCAGCACGACGCCTGCGTCGACGCCATCGATACCTCCACCTGCTCTCGCGACATCCTCGACAGCATCCAGAGCTGTGGCCTGACCTCAGTCTACAAGCTCAATGCCCTCAACGACGAGGCCCCCGAAGCGATCATCACCTACATGAACGACGCCCACAATATGCTCCTCACCTCGCCATGCCGCGACCTCTTCTCCAACTAAGCGCGCCCCCCCTCACCAGGCCCCCACCACTCGCCCGCCAGCTCCCTGGCGGGCGTTTTGTTTCCCGGGACTCGCCGCGCTCACCACCCCGACTCATATCACCACTTTTCGCCCTCCCCTCCCTTTACTTCTCCGCACCTTTGTCCGAACCTTACGCCGCCTACTGAATGACCATTCACAACCCCCACCACGGAGCGAACATGATCGGCTACGGCTTAAGCGACGACCAGAAGATGTACCAGAAGACCGCGCGCGACTTCGCCCGCGATGTCATCCGTCCGGCCTCCGAACACCACGACCAGACCGGCGAATACCCCTGGGAGATCCTCACCAAAGCCTGGGAACTCGGCCTGCTCAACACGATGGTCCCCGCCGAGTACGGCGGCCTGGGCCTGGGCGCCCTCGAAGCCTGCATCCTCTCCGAAGAAATGGCCTGGGGCTGCACCGGCATCGGCACCGCCATGGAGGCCAACCAGCTGGCCACCGCCCCGCTGATCATGTTCGGAACCGAAGAACAGAAGAAGAAGTACCTGGGCATGCTCGTCGACGGCCTCAAAGACGACGGTACCCCGCACATGGCCGCCTACTGCGTCACCGAGCCCGGCGCCGGCAGCGACGTCCAGGCCGTCAAGACCCGCGCCGTCAAAGAGGGTGACGTCTACCGCATCAGCGGTCAGAAGATGTGGATCACCAACGGCGCCAAGGCCTCCTGGTACTTCGTGCTGGCCTACACCGATCCGGACGCCGGCTACCGCGGCCTCACCGGCTTCATCGTCGACGCCGACACCCCCGGCATCGAAGTGGGCCGCAAAGAGATCAACCTCGGCCAGAAGGCCAGCGACACCCGCTCCATCAGCTTCGACAACGTCGAAGTTCCGGCCGAAAACGTCCTCGGCGGCAAAGAGGGCGGCGGCTGGGCACAGGCCATGGGCGCCTTCGACAAATCTCGCCCCATCGTGGCCTCGGCCGCCGTCGGTCTGGCCCGCGCTGCCTTCGAGCACGCCCGCGCCTACTCCCTGGAGCGCACCACCTTCGGCAAGCCCATCGCTCGCCACCAGGCCGTCAGCTTCATGCTCTCCGACATGGCCATGAACATCCAGGCCGCCCGTCACCTCGTCTGGGAATCGGCCTGGCTCCACGATCAGGGTGAGCGCAACACCAAGCAGGCGGCCTTCGCCAAGGCCTTTGCCGCGGATATGGCGGTCAAGGTCGCCAGCGACGCCGTCCAGGTCTACGGCGGCTACGGCTACTCCACCGAGTACCCGGTGGAGAAGCTCTACCGCGACTCGAAGATTTTCCAGATCTACGAGGGAACCTCCCAGATCCAGCGCGTCATCATCAGCCGCGAGATCCTGCGCGAAGCCTGATCACCCCCGACGCCCACAGCGTCACCCGAAGCACCCAAAACACCCTGAGCCCCATCGCCCCCCCCGGGCGCGATGGGGCTTTTTTGCATCCGCCTGCCGCCTCTCGCTGCGGTGCCGCTCGGGATTGTCCGCCCGGCTTCGGTGGTTAGCGTGGCGGAGCACTCCGCCAACCCTCCCGCATCGCTCGCACGCAAAGGAGCACGTTGATGTCTGAAACGTCCGCCCTGGATCCGGCCGCCCCTGCCCACAAGGACGCCCTGGCCCGCATCGAGGCTCGCCTCGACCGCCTGGAAGCCTCCATCGGTCGACTCACCGCCCTGCTCGATCAGGCCCCGGCCCTGATCGCCACTGCCGTCGACAGCGCCGACGACCACCTCCCGCCGGCCCACGGCGCCGACATCGACGCGCGCCT
It encodes the following:
- a CDS encoding acyl-CoA dehydrogenase family protein, which gives rise to MGYGLSDDQKMYQKTARDFARDVIRPASEHHDQTGEYPWEILTKAWELGLLNTMVPAEYGGLGLGALEACILSEEMAWGCTGIGTAMEANQLATAPLIMFGTEEQKKKYLGMLVDGLKDDGTPHMAAYCVTEPGAGSDVQAVKTRAVKEGDVYRISGQKMWITNGAKASWYFVLAYTDPDAGYRGLTGFIVDADTPGIEVGRKEINLGQKASDTRSISFDNVEVPAENVLGGKEGGGWAQAMGAFDKSRPIVASAAVGLARAAFEHARAYSLERTTFGKPIARHQAVSFMLSDMAMNIQAARHLVWESAWLHDQGERNTKQAAFAKAFAADMAVKVASDAVQVYGGYGYSTEYPVEKLYRDSKIFQIYEGTSQIQRVIISREILREA